The genomic window TTTGAAATACATCATGATCTAAACATTTTCGAAAAATTATCGGGAAATTGTATAAACGATTCCGAGGTTGATTTTTCTTTCTGCAAAGGTATTATTAGTCTTAAAGATGTCAAAATCAAATGAGCTGTTTTTTAACGAAACATTATTCATATGATATTGCTGATAATCCAGTGACAGCAGGATTTTTCTAAACACCCTGTACTGAAGTCCCAATGAAAATCCGATGTTGGTTTGGTTGCTTTTAAAATCTTCCAATTTATCCAAAACATTATTTTCCGGTGTCAGAAACTGCATTTTGTAGATGTTTTTATTGACTAAGAAACCTGCAAAAGGACGAATATTTTTCCATTCATAGAATAATTTTAACTGTAAAGTGTACTCGAAGTGTTTATTATTAAATCTTTGAAATAATAAAGGCTGATTGTCGTCTGTAAAATAAAAACCGTTGAGATAAGTATCTTCTTTGTTGGCATCCAGATCAAATGAAGAGTTCCAGTGGTAGACATTTGCGGATAATCCCAATGATAATCCGGTATTGCTGATTCTTTTTGAAGCCCAGATTCCAATATTTTCTCCAAATTGAGGCTTGCCGGAAAGCTCTTTTCCCCAATCACTGATTTTTAATCCGGATCCGGCTTCCAAACCGTACTCGAAAGTTCTTATTTTCTGCCTTCTGGCTCTGTTGATTGCCCTTTGTTTTTCAATTTCTTCTTTGTAGACATTGCGGACAAATTTTGTTTCTTCCACCTTTAATTCTGAAAATAGTAAACCATTTTGTTTGAATTTTAAAGGCTTTATCAGATAAACCGTATCATATACTATAACTTTTTCATATACTATAACTTTTTCATATACATAAACCGTGTCAACTTTCTTTTTCTTTTGAGCGAATAAAAAGCTGGTGGTTATGACAGATAAAAGGAATATTATTTTTTTTAAAAACATAAATTACTGTTATTGTTATTTTTCAATAAATACGGTATCTCGTTGGATAATTTTCTTTACTACAATTACTTTTTGTGGTGTTTCTTTTATGGAATCTTTAATGATGATTTTCTTTGAATTCGATTTTATTTCTGTATTTTTTTCTGCTGGAATTACCTCAGTTTTCTGGGCTTTGCTGGTTTCAACATTCTGCCCAGACAAATTTTCATTAACAGGACTATTCTCTGATTTTAAATGAATATTCTGGGATATTTTTTCTTTTTTTACTGTCGTTTCCGTACTGTTCATTGAGTTTTTTAATAATGAATTTTTAGGACTTAACAATACAACTGAACCTGCAATGATAACCAAAACGGTAGAACCCATGATCATTTTATTTTTCCAGGCTCCGGTGGGGGTTAATGAAAATGCAGAATTGATATAGCTGATATTTTCCGGGATTTCAAGTTTTTTTGAAGGGGAAATGCTGAAATCTGCAAATTTGCTCCTGAAAGTTTGCGCCCACAACAATCCTCCCAATCCGAAAATAACGAGAAGCTGTGCCAGTTTTTTGTTTTTTGGTGTGTCCTGATTTACAAAATGGCTGGTCAGGAAATTCTGAACAGATTTTTTTGCCCTCATCAAATGAGATTTTGATGTATTGATAGTAATTCCCAGTGCGCTGGAAATCTCTGCGTGAGAATAATTTTCAATGAAAAATAAATTGAAAACCGATCTATGATGCTCCGGCAGATTGTCGATGGAAGACAGCAGTTGCTCTCTCGTAAAATCGTAAATGAAAATATGTTTTTCGTCTAAAGAAGGATGGTTCATCTCGGAATAGGTATCTGGAATTTCTGATGGTTCTGTAGTCACAAAAACCTCTTTACTGTGTTTACGCAAGTGCATTAATGCATTATTGACAACAATTTTCTTAAGCCAGCCAAAAAGCGCCTTTTCATCGGCAAGCTGATGATTCTTCTGGATAGCCGTAATAAAGCTGTCCTGAACAATATCTTCCGCCGTATAGATGTCTTGTATGTATCTTCGGCAGATCCCCAGAAGCTTTGGGGAATAGTCGCCGTAGATCTGTTGCCAGTTGATATCACTAGTGCTTTTTTTCATATCTTTTTCTAATTGGGAACGACAAAAATCGAGTTGAAACAACCTCTTGCTGTATTGGGAAGGCTCATTACTTCTACATTATTGACATAGAATTTTACGGCTGTTCCACCAACACTGCTGTTGTATCTCGTCATATAAATATTTTGATCTTTTGCTACAAAATGCCCGATATTATTAAAATTATTCGCATCGGAGATTTGAACCTGATTATTGTTTTTAAAATAAAAATTGCTGCCAATATAATATTTATCCGAATTATCCCAGCTTAATTCTGTGATTCCGCTTTGGGCAATATTTGTCGGGATAGAAAGATTGGTATTGGTAACAATATTTTTAATTGAAATGGAGCCAGAGATATCGGAGTAAAGAAGATACATTCCTGTGGCATCCGAAATAAATCGGCGAGGAAGTACATTGTTGGTTACTAAATTATAAGTTCCATTTTTATAAAAACCTGTATTCCAGGAAGAAATTGTTGGAAGATTAATCTTGCGTGTCGCAACATAGGTGTCATTATTAAAAATTCCAATTGCTCCCGCAGATTGAGAATTATAAGAGCTGAAACTTTCTAAAACTGTTTTTGCCCCATTTTTCCAACTGCAAAGTTGAAAAAGATCTGCAGAGGAAGTCGGATTGGGATTTCTTATAATTCCGGAAAAATAAATATTTCCATCCTTAACGGTAAAATTATTCCAAAGCTGTAAACTCAGGTCATCATTTATTGTATTTGGAGCAACATTTAAATATTGGGCAACATTGTACCTTACTCCATTTTTCCAAAAGTACCAA from Chryseobacterium wanjuense includes these protein-coding regions:
- a CDS encoding RNA polymerase sigma factor, whose amino-acid sequence is MKKSTSDINWQQIYGDYSPKLLGICRRYIQDIYTAEDIVQDSFITAIQKNHQLADEKALFGWLKKIVVNNALMHLRKHSKEVFVTTEPSEIPDTYSEMNHPSLDEKHIFIYDFTREQLLSSIDNLPEHHRSVFNLFFIENYSHAEISSALGITINTSKSHLMRAKKSVQNFLTSHFVNQDTPKNKKLAQLLVIFGLGGLLWAQTFRSKFADFSISPSKKLEIPENISYINSAFSLTPTGAWKNKMIMGSTVLVIIAGSVVLLSPKNSLLKNSMNSTETTVKKEKISQNIHLKSENSPVNENLSGQNVETSKAQKTEVIPAEKNTEIKSNSKKIIIKDSIKETPQKVIVVKKIIQRDTVFIEK